A window of Desulfovibrio sp. X2 contains these coding sequences:
- a CDS encoding ComF family protein, protein MGGPGARDAGPSGLLARLGRFLAQGLGRGEFRCQCCGALVARPAADSAADSAPASLPDSFTDPAHGLPLCADCARLLARRAGGFCPVCGEIFADASAPPHRCGGCLRAPPPWERLAFWGLYEGVLAELVQAFKYDAALKRSALLQALAAGAWAARRAADGISGVPGPDLIAPVPLHESRLAQRGFNQSLELARGIARASGASGASGASGKLGAPGPELAPRALARLRNTVPQARLARAERLTNLRGAFAADPAQVAGRRVLLVDDVTTTGATLLECAKALRAAGAAAVDVAVLARSDGRGGA, encoded by the coding sequence GTGGGCGGCCCCGGCGCACGGGATGCCGGTCCTTCCGGCCTGCTCGCCCGCCTGGGACGATTTCTGGCGCAGGGCTTGGGCCGCGGCGAGTTCCGCTGCCAGTGCTGCGGCGCCCTGGTCGCCCGGCCCGCGGCCGACTCCGCAGCCGATTCCGCGCCCGCATCTTTGCCCGACTCTTTCACCGACCCGGCCCACGGCCTGCCCCTGTGCGCGGACTGCGCGCGGCTGCTGGCGCGCCGCGCGGGCGGCTTCTGCCCGGTCTGCGGCGAGATCTTCGCGGACGCCTCCGCCCCGCCGCACCGCTGCGGCGGCTGCCTGCGCGCGCCCCCGCCCTGGGAGCGGCTGGCCTTCTGGGGGCTGTACGAGGGGGTGCTGGCCGAGCTCGTGCAGGCCTTCAAGTACGACGCGGCGCTCAAACGCTCGGCCCTTTTGCAGGCCCTCGCGGCCGGGGCCTGGGCCGCGCGGCGGGCGGCGGACGGGATTTCCGGGGTGCCGGGGCCCGACCTGATCGCGCCCGTGCCCCTGCACGAGAGCCGCCTGGCGCAGCGGGGCTTCAACCAGAGCCTGGAGCTGGCGCGGGGAATCGCGCGCGCGTCGGGCGCATCGGGAGCGTCGGGCGCATCGGGCAAATTGGGCGCGCCGGGACCCGAGCTTGCGCCGCGGGCCCTCGCGCGCCTGCGCAACACCGTGCCCCAGGCCCGGCTCGCCCGGGCCGAGCGGCTGACCAACCTGCGCGGGGCCTTTGCGGCCGATCCGGCCCAGGTGGCGGGCAGGCGGGTGCTGCTGGTGGACGACGTGACCACCACCGGGGCCACGCTCCTGGAATGCGCCAAGGCCCTGCGCGCCGCGGGCGCGGCCGCCGTGGACGTGGCGGTCCTGGCCAGGTCGGACGGACGGGGCGGCGCGTGA
- a CDS encoding flavodoxin family protein: MKGEAVIYAMSPRRGGNSDAAARAFAEGVREAGGEARFLALREFDLMPCRGCYGCRPDLGGRCVLPDASTTQALFAPLLEAPLVAFASPIFFYHLPAMAKAFVDRSQPWYLRAEAGDPALSVLPRRLAHPILVSGRPRGEKLFEGTLLTLKYFAMPFNLRLADPVELRGYDAPRDLEEDAAALADIRAAGAEAWRRAAGA; this comes from the coding sequence ATGAAGGGCGAGGCCGTGATCTACGCCATGAGCCCGCGCCGGGGCGGCAACTCCGACGCCGCGGCCAGGGCCTTCGCCGAGGGCGTGCGCGAGGCCGGGGGCGAGGCCCGCTTCCTGGCCCTGCGCGAGTTCGACCTGATGCCCTGCCGGGGCTGCTACGGCTGCCGCCCGGACCTGGGCGGCCGCTGCGTGCTGCCCGACGCCTCCACGACCCAGGCCCTGTTCGCGCCGCTCCTGGAGGCCCCGCTCGTGGCCTTCGCCTCGCCCATCTTCTTCTACCACCTGCCCGCCATGGCCAAGGCCTTCGTGGACCGCAGCCAGCCCTGGTACCTGCGCGCCGAGGCGGGCGACCCCGCGCTTTCCGTCCTGCCCCGCCGCCTGGCCCACCCCATCCTCGTCTCGGGCAGGCCCAGGGGCGAGAAGCTCTTCGAGGGCACGCTGCTCACGCTCAAGTATTTCGCCATGCCCTTCAACCTCCGCCTGGCCGACCCCGTGGAGCTGCGCGGCTACGACGCCCCGCGCGACCTGGAGGAGGACGCGGCCGCGCTGGCCGACATCCGAGCGGCCGGGGCCGAGGCCTGGCGCCGCGCGGCCGGGGCGTAG
- a CDS encoding MBL fold metallo-hydrolase: MQVTTFPLGPLETNCYLAEANGEALAVDPGGEPSELLAYLESSGCQLTRILITHMHFDHLYGAAALARATGAPILCPAGDEFLMQSEIGRGGLMGFPLVEDFDYEHIAEGIYEFMGCECRVLATPGHTPGSLSYYFPAGKCVFVGDLLFYRSIGRTDFPGGDMEQLLDSVRTKIFTLPPETVVYAGHMLSTTVGDEMLHNPFLSEGGL; this comes from the coding sequence CTGCAGGTGACGACCTTTCCCCTGGGACCGCTGGAGACCAACTGCTACCTGGCCGAGGCGAACGGCGAGGCCCTGGCCGTGGACCCGGGCGGCGAGCCCTCCGAGCTTCTCGCCTACCTCGAGTCCTCGGGCTGCCAGCTCACGCGCATCCTGATCACGCACATGCACTTCGACCATCTCTACGGCGCGGCGGCGCTGGCCCGGGCCACGGGCGCGCCGATCCTCTGCCCGGCCGGGGACGAGTTCCTGATGCAGAGCGAGATCGGCCGCGGCGGGCTGATGGGATTTCCCCTGGTGGAGGACTTCGACTACGAGCACATCGCGGAGGGCATCTACGAGTTCATGGGGTGCGAGTGCCGCGTGCTGGCCACGCCCGGCCACACGCCGGGCAGCCTGTCGTACTACTTCCCGGCCGGGAAGTGCGTCTTCGTGGGCGACCTCCTCTTCTACCGCTCCATCGGCCGCACGGACTTCCCGGGCGGCGACATGGAGCAGCTGCTCGACTCGGTGCGCACGAAGATCTTCACCCTGCCCCCGGAGACGGTCGTCTACGCGGGCCACATGCTGTCCACCACGGTGGGCGACGAGATGCTGCACAACCCCTTCCTGAGCGAAGGCGGGTTGTAG
- a CDS encoding nitroreductase, translating into MNDAARAAVLGALRERRSIRKYTDEPVADDEVRAVLEAGRWAPSGKNNQPWRFLAVRRGEPRQEALARHTKYAHIVRGAGALVCVFLERARMYDARKDHQGAGACLQNMLLAAHALGLGAVWIGEIVNREPEVVAAVGVDPEAYEMMAVIALGRPAQEGSSDRIPLESLMLEPF; encoded by the coding sequence ATGAACGACGCCGCACGCGCTGCGGTGCTCGGCGCACTGCGCGAGCGCCGGAGCATTCGGAAATACACGGACGAGCCGGTCGCGGACGACGAGGTCCGGGCCGTTCTCGAGGCTGGGCGCTGGGCGCCCAGCGGGAAGAACAACCAGCCCTGGCGCTTCCTGGCGGTGCGCCGCGGCGAGCCGCGCCAGGAGGCCCTGGCCAGGCACACCAAGTACGCGCACATCGTGCGCGGGGCCGGGGCGCTCGTCTGCGTGTTCCTCGAGCGCGCGCGGATGTACGACGCGCGCAAGGACCACCAGGGCGCGGGCGCCTGCCTGCAGAACATGCTGCTGGCCGCGCACGCGCTCGGGCTCGGCGCGGTCTGGATCGGCGAGATCGTGAACCGCGAGCCCGAGGTGGTCGCGGCCGTGGGCGTGGACCCCGAGGCCTACGAGATGATGGCCGTGATCGCGCTCGGCCGTCCCGCCCAGGAGGGCTCGTCCGACAGAATCCCCCTCGAATCCCTGATGCTGGAGCCCTTCTGA
- a CDS encoding ABC transporter ATP-binding protein, with the protein MTLDVNIEALVKGGGREFRLAAEFSSSASSMVLFGPSGSGKTLTLMVLAGLLAPVRGHIKVCGRTLYDSASGVDLPAREREMGLLFQDYALFPHLTVRDNVAFGLRRRLFGFSRLTREQSERVDELLDACGIASLAGHRPHQISGGQRQRAALARALATEPRMLLLDEPFAALDQPLRARMREELCRTRERVGIPMVMVSHDPQDVDVFADCLVAFGHGKVMETLDYTARLAAGATSQSILGPLFETAN; encoded by the coding sequence ATGACCCTCGACGTGAACATCGAGGCCCTGGTCAAGGGCGGAGGAAGGGAATTCAGGCTCGCGGCCGAGTTCTCCTCCTCCGCCTCGTCCATGGTCCTCTTCGGCCCCTCGGGCTCCGGAAAGACCCTGACCCTCATGGTCCTGGCCGGGCTGCTCGCGCCCGTGCGCGGCCACATAAAGGTCTGCGGCCGCACCCTCTACGACTCCGCAAGCGGTGTGGACCTGCCCGCGCGCGAGCGCGAGATGGGGCTGCTCTTCCAGGACTACGCCCTCTTCCCCCACCTCACCGTGCGCGACAACGTGGCCTTCGGCCTCAGGCGCCGCCTCTTCGGCTTCTCCCGCCTGACCCGCGAGCAGTCCGAGCGCGTGGACGAGCTGCTGGACGCCTGCGGCATCGCCTCCCTGGCCGGACACCGGCCGCACCAGATCTCCGGCGGCCAGCGCCAGCGCGCCGCCCTGGCCCGGGCCCTGGCCACAGAGCCCAGGATGCTCCTGCTCGACGAGCCCTTCGCCGCCCTGGACCAGCCCCTGCGCGCCCGCATGCGCGAAGAGCTCTGCCGCACCCGCGAACGCGTCGGCATCCCCATGGTCATGGTCAGCCACGACCCCCAGGACGTGGACGTCTTCGCCGACTGCCTCGTCGCCTTCGGACACGGCAAGGTCATGGAGACCCTCGACTACACCGCCCGCCTCGCTGCGGGCGCCACCTCCCAGAGCATCCTCGGCCCCCTCTTCGAGACCGCCAACTAA
- the modA gene encoding molybdate ABC transporter substrate-binding protein — protein MKRIILALVLVLGLAVPAAAEELVVSAAASLTDAFTTVKTAFEKANPGVTVTTNYAASGALYKQIEQGAPVDVFASANMKWMEKMVEGGFVDKAAPVVFAVNDLVLAVPHGNPAKVSSVDDLMGAAVKRVAIGTPKTVPAGNYAMVALQDMGKWDALQQKLVFGESVRQVLDYVARGEVEAGFVYATDAKRDEGKVDVATVIALKKPVTYPIAVLKSSKQSALAKKFIDYVRSPEGQKILAGYGFSAPK, from the coding sequence ATGAAACGCATCATCCTGGCCCTTGTCCTGGTCCTCGGCCTGGCCGTGCCCGCCGCGGCCGAGGAGCTGGTCGTCTCCGCCGCCGCCAGCCTCACCGACGCCTTCACCACCGTGAAGACGGCCTTCGAGAAGGCCAACCCCGGCGTCACCGTGACCACCAACTACGCGGCCTCCGGCGCCCTGTACAAGCAGATCGAGCAGGGCGCGCCCGTGGACGTCTTCGCCTCCGCGAACATGAAGTGGATGGAGAAGATGGTCGAGGGCGGCTTCGTGGACAAGGCCGCGCCCGTGGTCTTCGCCGTCAACGACCTGGTCCTGGCCGTGCCCCACGGCAACCCCGCCAAGGTCTCCTCCGTGGACGACCTCATGGGCGCCGCCGTGAAGCGCGTGGCCATCGGCACGCCCAAGACCGTGCCCGCGGGCAACTACGCCATGGTCGCCCTGCAGGACATGGGCAAGTGGGACGCGCTGCAGCAAAAGCTCGTCTTCGGCGAGTCCGTGCGCCAGGTGCTCGACTACGTGGCCCGCGGCGAGGTCGAGGCAGGCTTCGTCTACGCCACGGACGCCAAGCGCGACGAGGGCAAGGTGGACGTGGCCACGGTCATCGCGCTGAAGAAGCCCGTGACCTACCCCATCGCCGTGCTCAAGAGCTCCAAGCAGTCCGCGCTGGCCAAGAAGTTCATCGACTACGTCCGCTCGCCCGAGGGCCAGAAGATCCTGGCCGGGTACGGCTTCAGCGCCCCCAAGTAG
- the modB gene encoding molybdate ABC transporter permease subunit yields MDSSFLFPLQLTLRVASLATLGALVLGVLFSWALHKGRFPGRDVLDAILTLPLVMPPTVLGYYILVVIGRKGVLGAWLYKTFGISLIFTWQGAVIAATVVAFPLVFKSARAALEGVGKQYEDAARTLGCGELEIFLRVSLPLAFRGILAGTMLAFARAMGEFGATLMVAGNLPGRTQTLSLAVYSAVQAGEDHLANMLVLVISAVCAAILWTAGRLLKPKW; encoded by the coding sequence TTGGATTCTTCCTTCCTCTTCCCTCTGCAGCTGACCCTGCGCGTGGCCTCGCTGGCCACGCTCGGCGCGCTCGTCCTGGGCGTGCTCTTCTCCTGGGCGCTGCACAAGGGACGCTTCCCGGGGCGGGACGTGCTGGACGCGATCCTCACCCTGCCCCTGGTCATGCCGCCCACGGTGCTCGGCTACTACATCCTGGTGGTCATCGGGCGGAAGGGCGTGCTCGGCGCGTGGCTCTACAAGACCTTCGGCATAAGCCTCATCTTCACCTGGCAGGGCGCGGTCATAGCGGCCACCGTCGTGGCCTTCCCGCTGGTCTTCAAGTCCGCGCGCGCGGCGCTGGAGGGCGTGGGGAAACAGTACGAGGACGCCGCCCGGACGCTCGGCTGCGGCGAGCTCGAGATCTTCCTGCGCGTCTCCCTGCCCCTGGCCTTCCGCGGCATCCTGGCCGGCACCATGCTGGCCTTCGCCCGGGCCATGGGCGAGTTCGGCGCCACGCTGATGGTCGCCGGAAACCTGCCCGGCCGCACCCAGACCCTGTCGCTCGCCGTGTACAGCGCGGTGCAGGCGGGCGAGGATCATCTGGCCAACATGCTCGTGCTGGTCATTTCAGCGGTCTGCGCGGCCATCCTGTGGACGGCCGGGAGACTGCTCAAGCCGAAATGGTAA